The proteins below come from a single Nitrospinota bacterium genomic window:
- a CDS encoding ATP-binding protein, whose product MASERNKKIKNNKKRVRHRKVKKDETKISILKTILDIRNDTINLSKFLNQILGRIIKIFQLDGGYISLLNEEKKELTLMVHKGLSDNFLTQFSKIKIGKRFVGKRFKTQRMIIVQNVDEFPAKLKSLLRDEKITFFMDIPLVTKGKAFGTLTLINKNKIKLSLKDLESIKTIGFQIALIIDNEKLHNDLVEFKKYLQRADRLATIGTMTTGIVHEIRNPLVSIKAFLQLLPEKYDDKEFRENFHNIAVDEVNRLDNLLNRLLDFARPPDNKMDFYDINRIIEKMLSFIENEAAYKNISIHKELDRELPPILVNEEQVKQVFLNLFQNAIHATGNNGKLDVISRRKRHNKRDFLQIELRDTGKGIDKEGLQNIFNPFFTTKNKGMGLGLAIT is encoded by the coding sequence AAAAAATAACAAAAAAAGAGTTCGACATAGAAAAGTAAAGAAGGATGAAACAAAGATTTCTATACTCAAGACTATTTTGGATATTAGAAATGATACAATCAACCTTTCAAAATTTTTAAATCAGATATTAGGAAGAATTATAAAGATTTTTCAATTGGATGGAGGGTATATCAGCCTCTTGAATGAAGAGAAAAAGGAATTGACTCTGATGGTTCACAAAGGGCTATCTGATAATTTTTTGACTCAATTTTCTAAGATAAAAATTGGTAAACGGTTTGTTGGAAAAAGATTCAAAACACAAAGGATGATCATTGTTCAGAATGTAGATGAGTTTCCAGCGAAACTGAAGTCGTTACTGAGAGATGAAAAAATAACATTTTTCATGGATATTCCATTAGTAACCAAGGGAAAAGCTTTTGGGACCTTGACCTTAATCAATAAAAATAAAATCAAACTTTCTTTAAAAGACCTTGAATCTATAAAGACGATTGGATTTCAAATTGCGCTTATAATAGATAATGAAAAATTACATAATGATTTAGTTGAATTTAAAAAGTATCTGCAAAGAGCTGATAGACTAGCTACAATAGGTACGATGACGACAGGAATTGTTCATGAAATAAGGAATCCATTGGTATCCATAAAGGCATTTTTACAATTACTCCCTGAAAAATATGATGATAAAGAATTCAGAGAAAATTTTCATAATATTGCAGTTGATGAGGTAAATCGATTAGACAATCTTCTGAATAGGCTTTTAGATTTTGCCAGACCCCCAGACAATAAGATGGATTTTTATGATATTAACCGCATCATAGAAAAAATGTTATCTTTTATTGAAAATGAAGCAGCATACAAAAATATTTCAATCCATAAGGAACTTGATAGGGAACTTCCTCCTATATTAGTCAACGAAGAACAGGTAAAACAGGTCTTCTTGAATCTTTTTCAAAATGCTATTCATGCTACTGGAAATAATGGAAAATTGGACGTAATCAGTAGAAGGAAGAGGCATAATAAAAGAGATTTTCTTCAGATAGAGTTGAGGGATACGGGCAAAGGTATAGATAAAGAAGGACTGCAGAATATATTCAACCCTTTTTTTACTACCAAGAATAAGGGAATGGGTCTAGGGCTGGCAATAAC